A stretch of the Zeugodacus cucurbitae isolate PBARC_wt_2022May chromosome 6, idZeuCucr1.2, whole genome shotgun sequence genome encodes the following:
- the LOC105215129 gene encoding putative polypeptide N-acetylgalactosaminyltransferase 9: MLRNIARLLRVRHPRSVVKLLLIIAVYTFINFCKWLHEPALDMSMPTEMPLNSQPTDVEVNELLPTEFELLSEKDVIDNWVIDENTIPQIFKAMEEKSALRHTTSEINGPGELGKPVNLPENLTDDMKKAVNQGWDNNKFNQYVSDMISLQRTLPDQRDDWCKKTDHYLQNLPKTDVIICFYNEAWSTLLRTVHSVLNRSPQKLIQNIILVDDFSDMAHTKEQLDQYFERYIKVRIIRATKREGLIRARLLGARYATAPILTFLDSHCECGEGWLEPLLDRIARNNTTVVYPNIAIIDPVTFEYFNYGDTLIGGFDWSLTFIWIPTPRRESERRNHTMEPVYSPTMPGGLFSISREFFEQLGTYDAGFLIWGAENLELSFKTWMCGGKLEMIPCSHVGHIFRKTSPYASKGVQHRNSVRLAEVWMDNYAKYFYHNINYDKGDYGNVKSRIALRKRLNCQSFKWYLQNVYPELEIPKDPLSAGEIRNLGVGGNKCLDVNGRVMSGLPVAVQTCHGNEGNQHWFLTTAGEIRHGNFCLDYPGSFLIIYRCHGEKGNQYWSYDTLNRFLRQVTSTLCLAVSTNGEDLLMDTCDPDNMYQKWLLEKFDKPI, translated from the exons ATGCTTCGAAATATCGCACGACTACTTAGAGTACGCCATCCACGATCTGTTGTGAAATTGCTCCTGATAATTGccgtatatacatttattaatttctgCAAATGGCTGCATGAGCCAGCTTTAGATATGTCAATGCCTACTGAAATGCCATTAAATAGTCAACCGACAGATGTTGAAGTCAACGAATTACTTCCCACCGAATTTGAGTTACTCAGTGAAAAAGATGTAATAGACAATTGGGTGATTGATGAAAACAcaa TTCCCCAGATTTTCAAAGCAATGGAAGAAAAGTCTGCATTGCGTCATACTACCAGTGAAATTAATGGACCGGGAGAATTGGGTAAACCAGTTAACTTACCTGAAAATTTGACGGATGATATGAAGAAGGCTGTAAATCAGGGTTGGGACAATAATAAATTCAATCAATATGTATCCGATATGATTTCGTTGCAACGAACGCTGCCGGATCAACGAGATGACTG GTGCAAAAAAACCGATCATTATTTGCAAAACCTTCCTAAAACCGATGTAATAATATGCTTCTACAATGAGGCATGGTCAACATTGCTACGAACGGTACACTCAGTCCTAAACCGGTCTCCACAAAAATTGATTCAAAACATCATACTGGTCGATGATTTCTCAGATATGG CACATACCAAAGAACAACTGGATCAATACTTTGAAAGATATATCAAGGTACGCATCATACGCGCAACGAAACGTGAGGGTCTCATACGAGCGCGACTACTGGGCGCAAGATATGCAACGGCGCCGATTTTGACCTTTCTCGATTCACACTGTGAGTGTGGCGAGG GATGGCTGGAGCCGCTACTGGATCGCATAGCACGTAATAACACCACAGTCGTCTATCCAAATATTGCCATCATCGATCCAGTGACCTTCGAGTATTTCAATTATGGTGATACACTTATTGGCGGTTTCGATTGGTCTCTAACATTTATTTGGATTCCTACACCCAGACGTGAGTCCGAGCGCAGGAAT CATACTATGGAGCCTGTATATTCACCCACAATGCCTGGCGGTCTATTTTCCATTAGTCGTGAATTTTTCGAACAACTCGGCACTTACGACGCTGGTTTTCTCATCTGGGGTGCTGAGAATTTGGAATTATCATTTAAAACTTGGATGTGTGGCGGTAAGCTGGAGATGATACCATGCTCGCACGTTGGACATATTTTTCGGAAAACTTCTCCATACGCT TCGAAAGGTGTACAACATAGGAATTCGGTGCGTTTAGCTGAAGTTTGGATGGATAACTAcgctaaatatttttatcacaaTATAAATTATGACAAAGGTGATTATGGGAATGTGAAATCTCGTATAGCTCTGAG AAAAAGACTTAATTGCCAAAGTTTTAAATGGTATTTGCAAAATGTATATCCCGAACTTGAAATACCCAAAGATCCGCTATCAGCTGGAGAG ATACGAAATCTAGGCGTTGGCGGTAATAAATGTTTAGATGTGAATGGCCGCGTTATGTCGGGACTGCCAGTTGCCGTACAGACTTGTCATGGTAATGAAGGAAACCAG CATTGGTTTCTGACCACTGCTGGCGAGATACGTCATGGAAACTTTTGTTTGGATTATCCTGGCTCTTTTTTGATAATATATCGCTGCCATGGCGAAAAAGGAAATCAG tACTGGTCTTACGATACATTAAATCGTTTCTTAAGACAAGTCACTTCAACGTTGTGTTTGGCAGTATCAACGAATGGAGAAGATTTGCTTATGGATACTTGTGATCCGGATAATATGTATCAGAAATGGCTGCTTGAGAAATTTGATAAACCaatttag
- the LOC105215098 gene encoding cilia- and flagella-associated protein 161 encodes MTSMIPTARYRPVVRIGNWFEDICLEQEKVQAFKSLRDRGQLLVEKTRRLFDNFHKAIELEAPKENIYFGAIVQLMPMKMNICEEHVKAQPALSVIINERVVRHSQNINEECEITIAPSVTPCVRNSFRIVSGDEKDRTNEVIKYGQQFRLECVESQDDVLLLYSAPKSADLKSMILTTFDSRKWGEINLALGLCRKSNCGPGKEIPSAYTKWFCTHIEPKKRFESHGAPVPSNTALVITHVPTNKNLAAENVVVQTLFGPEFLVSVQNYKDIYNRERWQNIWMICNGQSG; translated from the exons atgaCATCGATGATACCGACCGCACGTTATCGGCCAGTGGTGCGCATTGGCAATTGGTTTGAGGACATCTGTTTGGAGCAG GAAAAAGTGCAAGCATTCAAGAGCCTACGCGATCGCGGTCAATTGTTGGTGGAGAAGACACGTCGACTCTTCGACAATTTTCACAAAGCCATCGAGTTGGAGGCGCCCAAAGAAAATATCTACTTCGGCGCCATTGTACAACTGATGCCCATGAAAATGAATATCTGCGAAGAGCATGTGAAGGCACAGCCCGCACTCTCGGTTATCATCAACGAACGTGTAGTGCGACACAGTCAGAATATTAATGAGGAATGTGAAATAACCATTGCGCCGTCGGTGACACCCTGTGTACGCAATTCATTTCGTATAGTCAGTGGAGATGAGAAGGATCGCACCAATGAGGTGATTAAATATGGACAACAATTTCGTCTGGAATGTGTGGAGAGTCAGGATGATGTGCTGCTTTTGTATAGTGCACCAAAATCGGCGGATTTGAAGAGTATGATCTTAACAACTTTCGATTCGAGGAAATGGGGAGAAATCAATCTGGCACTGGGGTTATGTAGAAAAAGT AACTGTGGTCCCGGCAAGGAGATACCCTCGGCATATACGAAATGGTTTTGCACTCATATTGAGCCGAAGAAGCGTTTCGAAAGTCATGGTGCGCCTGTGCCG AGCAATACCGCTTTGGTTATCACACATGTTCCAACCAATAAGAATCTTGCGGCCGAAAATGTAGTCGTACAAACACTTTTTGGACCG GAATTCCTCGTGTCAGTACAGAACTATAAAGACATATACAATCGCGAACGTTGGCAAAATATTTGGATGATTTGCAATGGACAGAGCGGTTAA
- the LOC105215097 gene encoding trypsin-1 yields MFFLFIFVSLGAIAIEPATAGTRIIGGNFALAGQFPHQVSLQLRGRHHCGGSLISPTMIVTAAHCTIGQTPSQMRVIAGTADLLAGDGKSFGIAKFIIHPQYNSQTQDYDLSLIQLSSPVTLDDNIGVIGLADMEANHAADTVATISGYGAINGNLELPNRLKYARVQLWSRDFCNPKNIPGITDRMICAGHPSGQVSACQGDSGGPLTVDNKLFGVVSWGFGCGAAGKPAMYTYVGALRSWIKQNSGV; encoded by the coding sequence ATGTTCTTCCTGTTCATCTTCGTCAGCCTCGGCGCAATCGCCATAGAACCTGCCACCGCCGGTACGCGTATAATAGGTGGCAACTTTGCGTTGGCCGGCCAGTTTCCACATCAGGTCTCCTTACAACTGCGTGGACGTCATCACTGTGGTGGCTCACTCATATCGCCAACCATGATTGTCACTGCTGCGCATTGCACGATCGGTCAGACTCCTTCCCAAATGCGTGTCATTGCCGGTACTGCGGATCTGCTTGCCGGTGACGGCAAGTCCTTTGGCATTGCCAAGTTCATCATACATCCACAATACAATTCACAAACGCAGGATTACGATCTCTCACTCATACAATTGAGCTCGCCCGTGACGCTGGATGATAATATCGGCGTTATTGGACTGGCTGATATGGAGGCGAATCATGCAGCTGATACGGTTGCCACAATCAGCGGTTATGGCGCCATCAATGGTAATCTGGAGCTGCCCAATCGCTTGAAGTATGCACGTGTGCAGTTGTGGAGTCGTGACTTCTGCAATCCGAAGAACATTCCCGGTATTACGGATCGTATGATCTGTGCTGGTCATCCAAGTGGTCAAGTGAGCGCCTGCCAAGGCGATTCTGGCGGTCCATTGACCGTAGATAACAAACTCTTCGGTGTCGTTTCGTGGGGCTTTGGTTGTGGCGCAGCTGGTAAACCGGCTATGTATACTTACGTCGGTGCCCTGCGCTCTTGGATCAAACAGAACTCTGGCGTTTGA